A genomic window from Variovorax paradoxus includes:
- a CDS encoding sigma-70 family RNA polymerase sigma factor produces the protein MLDERYLSQFPALRSRLVRAAARMLGGPADAEDVVQESYLRALEAGGMPEPDSVQAWLTTVMQNLAIDKLRRENWMQRWLRDAEGLAPEAPSAETDAAQAEEADHALRLLADRLTPTDGAAVLLREVFELSYSEIAEATGKTEASCRQQLHRALMRLRSGEAPSSERVRDEAETEAALHLYRQSLQNRSAKVLLAMLHQPRTRAVVRSAAAAAAATTAPNTVCQVTHVGGQLGLVLTLGNQFVCVLPLGTRNVHEESPA, from the coding sequence ATGCTCGATGAACGCTATCTCTCGCAATTCCCGGCGCTGCGAAGCCGGCTGGTTCGCGCGGCGGCGCGAATGCTGGGTGGTCCGGCGGATGCCGAAGACGTGGTGCAGGAAAGCTACCTGCGCGCGCTCGAGGCTGGCGGCATGCCCGAGCCCGACTCGGTGCAGGCTTGGCTGACGACGGTGATGCAGAACCTGGCCATCGACAAGTTGCGGCGGGAGAACTGGATGCAGCGGTGGTTGCGGGATGCTGAAGGGCTTGCGCCCGAAGCACCTTCGGCGGAGACCGATGCGGCGCAGGCCGAGGAAGCCGATCACGCGTTGCGCCTGCTGGCCGACCGCCTTACCCCAACCGATGGCGCCGCGGTGCTGCTTCGCGAAGTCTTCGAACTGAGCTACAGCGAGATCGCCGAGGCCACCGGAAAGACCGAAGCCAGTTGCCGGCAGCAGTTGCATCGCGCCCTGATGCGCTTGCGCAGCGGCGAAGCACCGTCATCGGAGCGTGTGCGAGACGAAGCCGAAACGGAGGCGGCGCTTCACCTCTATCGCCAATCGCTGCAGAACCGCAGCGCGAAGGTGCTGCTCGCCATGCTGCACCAGCCCAGGACGCGCGCTGTCGTGCGTTCAGCAGCAGCAGCAGCAGCAGCGACAACGGCACCGAATACCGTCTGCCAAGTCACTCACGTTGGCGGGCAGCTCGGCCTCGTGCTGACGCTGGGCAACCAGTTCGTCTGCGTGCTGCCGTTGGGCACGCGGAATGTGCACGAGGAGTCGCCGGCCTGA